ATTGGCAGCTCATCAAAATCCAGACGCAGGCACCGCGCGATTACACGCCGGGCGGCGCCGAGTTGCAGCTCTATTTCGGCGGGTCGGAGCAGCAGGTCGATCTCGGCCCGGTCTATATCTTCAAGACCGACTGAGGCGCTTCCGAAAGCGCAATTGCCGTTTACCGGAAAGCTGGTACGCATTCGCGGAACACCACATTTTCCGGAGACGCCCGTATGAATTCCCTCCGCCTCGTGATCGCGGCCGCCGCGCTTGCCCTTATCAGCACCCCCGCTCTCGCGGATACCGTGGTGCTCACCGCCGATGCGATGGTCGATGTCGAACGTGGCGCCTTGGTTGACGATCCGGTCATAACCATCGTCGACGGGCGGATCGAAAGCGTTGCCACCGGCGAGGCTCCTCGAATAGAGGGCGCGGATTACATCGTCCTTTCCGGCAAGACCATCTTGCCGGGCCTGATCGACATGCACGTGCACCTCACCAGCGACAGCGACGTGCACGGCTATCGGCGACTTGCGATTTCCGATGAGCGCGCGGTCATCACCGGAGTGGTCAACGCAAAAACTACGTTGATGGCGGGCTTCACCACAGTGCGTAATGTTGGCGCCGGCAGTTTCGGCGACGTCGATCTGCGCGATGCAATTGCCGAAGGCGATATCGTGGGGCCTCGCATGTTCGTTTCCGGTCCGCCGATCGGCATCACCGGCGGGCATTGCTCGGACAACAACCTCCTCCCTCCGGAATATGAAGCGGAGGGAGAAAATGTCGCCGATGGTCCCTGGGCTGCGCGCGCTGCAGTACGCAAGAACCGCAAGTTCGGCGTGGACGTGATCAAGACCTGTTCGACCGGCGGCGTGCTGTCGAAAGGCACCAAGGTCGGCGCTCCGCAATACACAGTAGAGGAGCTCAGAGCGCTCACTGAAGAAGCTCACAGTCACGGCCTGAGGGTCGCGAGCCACGCGCACGGTGCAGAGGGCATCGTCAACGCGCTCAAGGCGGGAGTGGACACGATCGAACATGCGAGCTTCATCGACGATGAAGGCATAAGCCTTGCCCGCGAGAACGGTGCCTTCCTGTCCATGGACATCTACGTCACCGAGTTCATCCTCGGCGAAGGGGAGGCAGCAGGAATCCTTCCCGAAAGCCTCGAGAAAGAACGGGTGGTTGGCCAGACCCAGCGCGACAATTTCAAGAAGGCGCATGAAGCAGGAGTGAGGATGGTGTTCGGCACCGATGCAGGCGTTTACCCCCACGGGGACAATGCCAAGCAGCTCTCGCGGATGGTACAATTCGGCATGACTTCCGCCGAAGCCCTGCGCGCAGCCACTTCGAATGCTGCCGACGCATTGGGTCAAAAAGGCAATGTCGGAGTGATCGCGCCGAAAGCATACGCGGATATCATCGCGGTCGATGGCAATCCGCTGGCCGACATCGCGCTTCTGGAAAGCGTCTCCTTCGTTATGAAGGAAGGCAAGATCTTCAGGAACGAATGACAAGCGTCGCACCCGTGAGGCGCAACAAGTTGGCGATACGAGGTCCGAAAATTACGATCATGCGCGCAGATGTTGGCATATATGCAACATGCGCTCCGACATCGTCACCGAAGCGCCACAAATAGCCGCGATGCAGCTTGACTAGTGATTTGAGTTGGAGCGTACTTGCTGCGCTGCAACACAGAGGACCATCATGAACACCCCCAAAGCATCGAACCGTCTGCGGCTCTCCCGCACCGCACTCCTCCTTGCCGCCAGTGCAATGCCGTTCGCGGCATCGGCGCAGGAAACCAACGAGCAGGAAGGTGAACAGGCAACCGAGGACGAACAACAGATCGTCGTCGTCGGTTCGCGCATCGCTCGCGATCCCAATATCGGCTCGCCCTCGCCAATCCTTGCGATTGAAGCGGAAGACCTGACACAATCGGGCACTTCCGACGTGGTTGACATCCTGCGCGACGTTCCGGCGCTCTCGACTTCCACCACTGCCGAAGGGTCTATCGACGGTGTCTTCTCGGCAAATGTCTCTGTCGGTCAGTCTATTCTCAATTTGCGCGGTCTCGGTGAAAACCGAACGTTGGTGCTCGTCAATGGTCGCCGGCACGTCTCGGGGATCGCGGGCCAGCAGGCTGTTGACATCAACTCCATCCCGACCGCCCTCATCGAGCGGGTCGAAACGCTGACCGGCGGCGCATCGTCGCTTTACGGTGCCGACGCTGTGACCGGTGTCGTCAACTTCGTGCTGCGCGACGATTTCGACGGAATCCAGGCCAATGTGCAATCCGGCATTTCTTCAGAAGGCGATGCGTGGCGCATAAACGGCGACCTGACCTGGGGCACCAATTTCGCTGACGGTCGGGGCAACATCACCATTTCGGGCGCATATGCCTATAATGAAGAGCTTCAGTTCGGCGACCGCGATTTCTCCCGCAACAACGGCATCTTCGATGACCAGGCCAACCCCGCCCTGCGCTTCCAGGTCGGCGATCTTGGCGGCCCGGACACTCCGAACTTCAATGGCAGCGCGCCCGGTTCGCTGATCCCGACTTCGAACCTTGGCTTCACGCCGACCGCCGCCGAACAGGCGCTCATCGATCGTGCGGCCAACGCCACCACCCGCTTCATCGCCGGCGACCCGCGCTTCTCGCTGTCCTCGGCCGGCGGTATCGTCGCGCCGGGCGATATCGGCCTTAGCGACGGACCCGACATCAACAACAACGGCATTGCCGACTGTCTTGAATCGGCCGTCGGCTTCAACAGCACCTTCAATCCCGGCGCGTTCGGGCTCGCCGGTGGTTGTGCGGTGATCAATCCCGACGGAAGCCTTTCGGTCTATCAGGATGGCCTTGTCACCGGGATCTTCAACCAGTTCGGCGGCGACGGGATCCAGAACAACTTCGACGTGAACTCGCTCATCCCGGAAACCGAACGCTGGTCGGTCAATGCCAACCTCACTTACGAGATTTCGAGCGAAGCAACGTTCTTCTTCGAAGGCAAGTATGTGTCGAACTCGGCAGAGTTCCAGGCTCAGCCAAACACTTTCTACGATCTCCTGACCATCCGTGCGGACAACCCATTTATCACGGGCGACCTGCAGGATTTCGTGGCTCCGCTGTTCTTCGGCAACGGAACCGATGAAGGTCTATACCTGACCCGAGACCCGGCAGACCTCGGTCCGAACCGGAACCGGAACGAATTCGAAACCCTGCGCTTTGTCGCCGGGCTTCGCGGTGACATCACCGATCATTTCGCTTACGAAATTTCGGGGAATTACGGAAAGTTCAACCAGACCACCTTCGATGCCAACCGCGTGATCATGGACCGGTTCTTCGCGGCGATCGACGTCATTTCAGATCCTGACACCGGCAATCCGATTTGCCGTTCGGACATCGACCCGACTGCCCCGGCAACCACGCCGTTCGGCATTCCGGTCGGCGATCCCGGCTTTTTCACCTTCAATCCGGGCGACGGCCAATGTAGGCCAGCCAATGTGCTCGGCGGTGTCGGTGCGATCAGTCAGGAAGCGATCGACTTCATCACCACCACCGTGGTCAATGAATTCGAGCTCGAACAGCTCGTGTTCAGCATGATCTTTACCGGCGACACCGGCGCGATGTTTGAGCTTCCGGGCGGTCCGGTCGGCTACGCAATCGGTTTTGAATTCCGCGAAGAGCAAAGCCAGTCTACTTTCGACCCGCTTGTTCGCGGTGTGGTCCCGGTGACCACTCCGGACGCGAATGCGGGCGATCTCCTGCGCGACCTTCCCAATCCGCAGAACTCGCTGGTGTTCGATCCGGAATCGACGATCAGCAACGCCGCTGGTAAATTCACCGTCTATGACATCTTTGGCGAAGTTCGACTGCCGATCCTGGCGGACGTGCCCTTGGCCGAGTTGCTCGAGGTAAGCGGCGCTGCACGCTATTCGAACTATTCGACTGTGGGCAGCACCTTCACCTGGACCGTCAGCGGACTCTATGCCCCGACAGAGGATATCCTGTTCCGCGGCACATATGCGCAGGCGGTTCGTGCGCCGAACATCAACGAGCTGTTCAACCCGGCGCAAGGCACGACCTTCCGTCCTGTCGATCCATGCGATGTGAACGAGCTCGCAACAGCAGTGGACCCGGCTCTGCGCCAGGCAAACTGCACCGCATTCTTCAACTCGATCGGTTTCGACCCGACCTTCGGCACAGGCACCTACTCCTATGTCGATCCGCTGACGGCTCGCTTCTCCGGTTCGATCGCGGGCAACCCCGATCTTCAGGAAGAGACGGCGACCACGTGGACGGTAGGCGCCCAGCTGACTCCGCGCTTCCTTCCGGGACTGGTTGTTAGCGTCGATTACTACAACATCGAGATCGAGGATGCGATCAACCCGGTCGGTTCGCAGGACATCGTCGACAATTGCGTCGACAGCGCGACTATCAACAATGCGTTTTGCACGGCCTTCGATCGTCGGACGGATAACGGCGGTTTTGCCTTCCTGCGGCAGGTTCCGCTGAATTTCGCCCGACAGGAAACGGCCGGTGTCGAATTTTCGGCTCAATATCGTTTCGATATCGCCGATCACACCTTCACCCTCGCAGGAAGCGGGACTTGGGTCGACAAGCTGAATGACTTCTTCGACCCGAGCGACATCACCAACGTCGATCCGGAGCTGGGCGAATTGCAACGCCCCGAATGGGCCGGCCGTGCATCTTTGACATGGGATTGGGATCGTCTCAGCCTCACCTGGGGCACGACCTATTTCGACAAGATGGGCCTCAGGGCTGTCGAGATCGAATCCGTCGGTCAGGGGCCCGCATTCCAGTACACGCCGGAGAACGGTATCACGGACGAAACATTCATCCACGACAT
The Erythrobacter sp. THAF29 DNA segment above includes these coding regions:
- a CDS encoding amidohydrolase family protein: MNSLRLVIAAAALALISTPALADTVVLTADAMVDVERGALVDDPVITIVDGRIESVATGEAPRIEGADYIVLSGKTILPGLIDMHVHLTSDSDVHGYRRLAISDERAVITGVVNAKTTLMAGFTTVRNVGAGSFGDVDLRDAIAEGDIVGPRMFVSGPPIGITGGHCSDNNLLPPEYEAEGENVADGPWAARAAVRKNRKFGVDVIKTCSTGGVLSKGTKVGAPQYTVEELRALTEEAHSHGLRVASHAHGAEGIVNALKAGVDTIEHASFIDDEGISLARENGAFLSMDIYVTEFILGEGEAAGILPESLEKERVVGQTQRDNFKKAHEAGVRMVFGTDAGVYPHGDNAKQLSRMVQFGMTSAEALRAATSNAADALGQKGNVGVIAPKAYADIIAVDGNPLADIALLESVSFVMKEGKIFRNE
- a CDS encoding TonB-dependent receptor domain-containing protein, which translates into the protein MNTPKASNRLRLSRTALLLAASAMPFAASAQETNEQEGEQATEDEQQIVVVGSRIARDPNIGSPSPILAIEAEDLTQSGTSDVVDILRDVPALSTSTTAEGSIDGVFSANVSVGQSILNLRGLGENRTLVLVNGRRHVSGIAGQQAVDINSIPTALIERVETLTGGASSLYGADAVTGVVNFVLRDDFDGIQANVQSGISSEGDAWRINGDLTWGTNFADGRGNITISGAYAYNEELQFGDRDFSRNNGIFDDQANPALRFQVGDLGGPDTPNFNGSAPGSLIPTSNLGFTPTAAEQALIDRAANATTRFIAGDPRFSLSSAGGIVAPGDIGLSDGPDINNNGIADCLESAVGFNSTFNPGAFGLAGGCAVINPDGSLSVYQDGLVTGIFNQFGGDGIQNNFDVNSLIPETERWSVNANLTYEISSEATFFFEGKYVSNSAEFQAQPNTFYDLLTIRADNPFITGDLQDFVAPLFFGNGTDEGLYLTRDPADLGPNRNRNEFETLRFVAGLRGDITDHFAYEISGNYGKFNQTTFDANRVIMDRFFAAIDVISDPDTGNPICRSDIDPTAPATTPFGIPVGDPGFFTFNPGDGQCRPANVLGGVGAISQEAIDFITTTVVNEFELEQLVFSMIFTGDTGAMFELPGGPVGYAIGFEFREEQSQSTFDPLVRGVVPVTTPDANAGDLLRDLPNPQNSLVFDPESTISNAAGKFTVYDIFGEVRLPILADVPLAELLEVSGAARYSNYSTVGSTFTWTVSGLYAPTEDILFRGTYAQAVRAPNINELFNPAQGTTFRPVDPCDVNELATAVDPALRQANCTAFFNSIGFDPTFGTGTYSYVDPLTARFSGSIAGNPDLQEETATTWTVGAQLTPRFLPGLVVSVDYYNIEIEDAINPVGSQDIVDNCVDSATINNAFCTAFDRRTDNGGFAFLRQVPLNFARQETAGVEFSAQYRFDIADHTFTLAGSGTWVDKLNDFFDPSDITNVDPELGELQRPEWAGRASLTWDWDRLSLTWGTTYFDKMGLRAVEIESVGQGPAFQYTPENGITDETFIHDISFSYDFNDMFDIYGGVNNVFNEKPFVTEQAYPVSPVGTLFFLGVRATM